The DNA segment GTTGGTTTGCGGGTGCTCGACTGAACTGAAATGATGTTTAATGTTAAAGTTTGTTAAGAAGGCAATGAGTTTATGGTCCGTAAATTGTCTCCTGTTATCCGAGATTATCTCTCTTGGGATACCGTATCTAAATATAATGTTTTTCCATAAAAAAGATCGCACTTTCTCTGCCGTTATATGTGCTAGTGGttgtgcttctatccacttAGAGAAATAGTCTATTGATACTAAGAGGAACTTTACCTAGCCTGGCGCTTTCGAAAAAGGTCCGAGGATATCCAATCCCCACCTATCGAAAGGCCAGCTTACTTCTATGGTGTGGAGCTCCTCGGCCGGGGTCTCTGAGAGGGTGGCGTGTTTTTGACAATTATCACATGCCTTGACCTTCGAGATGCAGTCCCTTTTTATCGTCGGCCAATAATATCCTGTTCGCAGAATCTTTGCCGCCAATGCTCGGCCGCCGATGTGGTTGCCACAGACCCCTTCGTGCGTTTCTGCCATGACGTTCTCGGCCTCCTCCTTGCTGATGCATTTGAGGAGTGGTTGGGAGTGTCCTCGTCTATACAGGGTATTTCCAAGTACTGTAGCTTGTTGAGTGTTAGTTGTGACAGGGCCGGCGTGCTTTCTGCCTGCCTTGTTGTAGCTAATTTGGATAACACGTCGGCTCTGGTGTTTTGTTCTCGATTtacatgaataatatcaaatttacTGAACTTTGAGATGAGATCCTTCGTTATGAGCCAATACTTCTCTAACAAATGATCTTTTACCTGGTATTCGCCCTTGATTTGATGTACTATAAGTGATGAGTCACAGTAGActattatttgaggtattccgaGTTGCTGGGCGAGCTTCAATCCTGCTAGCAGAGCTTCATATTCTGTTTGGTTGTTACTTGCATTGAAGCGGAATTGTAGTGATTGTTCGGCTATCACTTTCTCTCCCTCTTTTAGGAGTACCCCAGCTACGCTCCCTTCTCTGTTTGATGCTCCATCCACATGTATACTCCAATTTGCTACTGTGTGTTGTGTCTCGTTAGTCATCTCCGACACGAAGTCGACGAGTATTTGTGACTTCAGAGCCTTTCTCGACTTGTATTGAATGTCGAACTTGGATAGTTCGATTGACCACTTTGTTAATCGTCCGGCAAGCTCGGGTCTGGTTAGTATCTCCCTTAGTGGTTGGTCTGTTCGTACTATGATTGTGTGGCTTTGAAAGTAATGTCGCAGCCTTCTTGCCGTTGTGACTAGTGCCAGCGCTAGCTGTTCTATCTTCGGATACCTTGTTTCTGTTGGCTGTAATACCTTGCTAATGAAGTATACgggtttttgctttttttctgTTTCCATCACTAGGACCGAGCTTATGGCATGGTTAGATACTGATAAATACAAATACAACGGTTTACCTGCCTCTGGTCTCTGGAGTATTAGAGGTGATGTTAAGAGCTGTTTGAGTTCTGTGAAGGAAATTTCACATTCATCCGTCCATGTGAATTTCTTGCCCTTAGAGAATGTTTGGAAGAAATGATAAGATCGGTTGGCTACTGAAACGTGATAGGGCGGCTATTCTGCCTGCTAATTGTTAGACTTCTTTTACCGTTTTTGGGGCTTGCCATGGTCAGCACTGCATTACATTTCACTGGGTTGGCATCTATACCTCGTGAGGTTAGCATGAAGCCAAGAAATTTCCCTCCTTGGACTCCAAAAGCACATTTGTCCGAATTGAGCCTCATGTTATATGCTCGAAGTTGGTTGAAAACTTctaccaagtcctcacagtgtGACCCTTGTGTAGGCATTTTTGCTaccatatcatccacatagaCTTCCATATTCCGGCCTATTTGTTGTTGGAATACCTTGTCCATTAGTCTTTGATATGTCGCACCTGCATTCTTtaagccaaaaggcattaccttataacaaaaattttcatgttCTGTTATGAAAGCCGTTTTGCTTTGGTCTTCTGGATGCATCAAAATCTGGTTATAAccagagtatgcatccataaaactCAAGGCTTTGAAACCAGAAGCGTTATCAACTAACTTATCAATGCAAGGTAATGGATATGCATCTTTAGGGCAAGCTTTGTTTAGATTTGTAAAATCGACGCACATGCGCCATTTACCTAAACTTTTCCTTACCATTACCACGTTTGATAGCCATGTGGTGAAGTGGATTTCTCTGATGAAACCTGCGTTAAGGAGCTTCTTGGTCTCTTCAAGtgctgcttgctttttctcttctccgatgtttcttttcttttgcgcCACTGGTTGGATTGTTTTGTCGATTGCTAATCTGTGGCAGATGACTTCCGGGCTTATTCCCGGCATGTCGTCTGGTGTCCATGCGAACATGTCGGCGTTCTGGCACAGTATGTGTATAAGTCTTGTTCGTTCGTTCCCTTCCAGTGCTTCTCCGATGTATGTGTATTGCATTTCATCGGCTGTTAGTGTTAATCAGTGAAGATTGTCCATTGGCCGAGGTCTTTCTCCGAGGTCTTCTCTCGGGTCGAGATTGGCTAGCGTCGTGGTGTGGGCCGAGCTATGTATGGCTTAGACCTGGGGCCAAGCTGTCTCCCTCGTATGGGCTTACTTTAGGCAGGCATTGTAGCACTGCCGAGCTTCTTGATGGTCGGCGTACACTGTAGCTATCTTTTTTCCTGCACTGGAAACTTGACATACAGGTGTAATGTGGACACCACCATTCTAAATATATTCAAGGCGGGTCTCccaattataatattataagggCTATAACAGTCTACTATTAGGTATTGAATATCAATGGACTTCGACATAGGGATCTCTCCCATTGTGGTCCTTAGCCATATATGTCCCATGATGGGGACTCTCTCTCTGGAGAACCCAATTAGCTCTCCCGAGGAGGGCTGTATCAGTTTTTCTGATAATTTCATCTTTTTAAaggtagaataaaataaaacatcagCACTACTACCTGGGTCCAGCAATGTTTTCCTTACCAACAGCTCTCCGACCTGGATGGAAATTACCACGGGGTCGTCGAGGTTAGGGCTTGCCGATCTGAAGTCTGCTTGGTTGAAGGATATAGTGACGTCTGGGTCTTTGTCATTCTTTGACTGTAGGGTTCCCTCGATTGCCAGCATCGCCCTGTAGCTTCGCTTTCTGGCCGAGCTTGTTTCACCTCCACCTGCAAACCCTCCCGATATGTGGCTAATGATTCCTCTTGGTGGGTCAGGAGTTATCTGCTCTTTTTTGTTATTGTCTGTCACCGTTTGTTTGTTCTCTTCCCTGTCTGAGTTTCCTCTTCTGGCTTTCCGACTCTCGACATATTTGTCCAAAAGGCCTTGGCGCGCCAGTATTTCTAGGAGGTCCTTTGCGACAATGTAGTCGTCCGTGGTGTGGCTGAACTTCTGGTGGAAAGCACAATGCTTGCCCTTATCCACGAACCTTTGATCCTGGTAGCTCCCTACTCGAGCTGGTGGCTTTATGATTTTGGCGTTGAGAATTTCTTTGATGATGTTTTCTCTCTTGGTATTGAATCTGGTATATGTGTTGTATTTCGGTGTGAGCTTGGAAGGCTTCTTAGTATCCCTGTTACCTGGTGATCTGAAAGTTCTTTCTTCATCTCTCCGATGTGGTTGTTTGTCCGATTTTTGGGCCTCACGGAGTTCTTCGATCTCTATTTGACCTGCCGCCCTTTCCCGGAATTCTTCTAGTGTTTTTGGTTTTGTTATAGCAATGGTCTCCCAGAATTTGCCAGGTCTGAGGCCAGCCTTGAGGGCATGCAAGTGGACAGCTGGATCCAGGTCTTAGATCTCCATAATGGTCTCAGCAAACCTGGTCATGTAGTCCTTCAAGCTCTCGTGCTGCCCTTGTTTGATGGTGCCGAGATAATCTGATCCATGTACATATATCCTTGACGCAgcaaattaatcaataaatgaCCTGGCTAGATCCTCAAAGGAGGAAATTGAACCTGCAGACAGCTTAGAAAACCATAGTAATGCAGCACCATCGAGGTAAGTAGAAAATGCCCGGCAGAGGACGGGCTCATTGTTAGGACTGTTGAAGAACATCATGGATTGGAACTTCTTCACGTGGGCTCGGGGATCTCCGAACCCCTTATATGGTTCAAGCGCGGAGGGTAGTGCAAAGTTCTTTGGCATCTAGTAATTTGTGATCTCCTCGGAGAAGGGGTTGTCGAGGGTGAGCTTCTCCTTTGGCGGGGTGATGTTTAAGGGATCTGTGGTGCCTTGGGCCGAGCTTTTGGAGCTTTCTCCATTATTTTGCATAGATAGCTCGGCTATCCTTCGCACTTCTGCCTAAAGTTCGGTGATTCGAGCCAGGAGCTCAGCTTGTGTGAGTTGCAGACTTTCCTTGTCAGCCATGTTCGAGGATTGGGAATCCTGCAAAATAGAGTAGAAGGCTAAACGAAGGAAAAAGTGGGGTTAGATGTATTCGgcccacggtgggcgccaagtGTTTCGTCCTGGCTATGGGGTGGCCTAGCTTTAGCTACTCCGAGCAAGCGGCTGTCGGAGAGGAAGAGCTATATGTCGGCATGAATCGAACACCGCGGCGGGAATACTTGCAAAAgatactccgacgctcaagtcaataAGGATCTTAAGTAAACTAGTCAAAATAAGGAATAGAAGACTGAGAGTGAGAGAAATTGACTCTTGGCCGAGGATACTAACTCGGCTTTATAGGAGTTATTTTGCCGTTTATTGTGGATAAGTCCTAGTTTGTAGGTTGGCTATGATATTTCTGTTTTAGGTTTGTTGAGCAcgtttcttattttcgaatGGGTGAGGCCGAGCTTATCTACCTGCATGCCGAGCTTATCTGCCTGCGTGCCGAGCTTATCGTGCAGCTGGCGTGAGGCCGATCTTAGCTGCTCACGTGCCGAGTTTTTCGGGCGGCCGAGGATAAGGATGACATATCAGTGGTATTGGCCAAAATAGTAAATTTGAGGGTAAAAAAAGCGAAGATAGGGAGAAAATTACAATGAGTAAAAAAAGCCAatccaaaatagaaaaaaatctaCTATGTATTTTACTTTCACTTGATGTTGCTAAATGGCTTGTCATCTAATATTCTATTAAAACCAGTTCTGAAAACCGGTTCAGACCAGCCggtcgaaccggttgaaccaTGAACTACTACAAAAAATGAATCGAACAAATGCTAAAATCGCTAATTTCAAAAACCGCAATTGAACCGTCGAACCGGCCGAGAACCAGTCGATCGAACCAAACCATGATTCGGCCGGTTTTTTGAATAAGGAACAAAACACCGTCGTTTCTATATGCTGCACACTAACAGCCCTAACCAAATTCCATCGTCCAGACTCCAGCATCGAATCCAGATCCAGAACGGCTTCTACCTCAGTGCCTCTCTCACGCTAAGTTCAGGGCTCCTCTCATCGAGCTCCTGGTTGTCTGTCCAACCACCACCTACTACCGCCATCGTCGGAACTTCGAACAGCCACCGCATGCTCCCTTACTTCCCCTCCATCTCACCGCAGCCCTCGCAACCTTGCTTCCCTTCCATCGCGCAGCCACCATGCGAGCGTGGAAGCCTCCGTCGCGCAAGTTCCCcacttctcctcctcctcctcattcaAATACAGGTATACAGCCCCCCacccctaaaacacaaaccctaggTTACTCCCCCACCGCCGCAAGGGTCTCACTCAACGCCGCCTCTGATGCGCTCAGACACCATCGTGTCTTTGTCCGGTCGTCTGTGGCTCTGCGCTTCTTCCTCATTCAACAATTGGTGCTGCTTCCTCGACCTCACGAAGGAAATGgcttcattttttaaaaattttcattctctgttttttttttaatctttgctcAGAACATTGATTCAATGATTTGTTTGAGATTCTGCCTGAAcattgatttttttggattctaTTAGTGCTACTCAGATTGTTAGCTCTGCTCCTGTGATGTATTATTATGTTTTTTGGATTAAATCattgaataattaattgatttagctCATTTAATCTTTGTTAGAATTAAGCTGATTTACTTCACTGCTTAATCTTATTAACCTTGCATTACTTATCAAGTTCCTTGCTGCTTCAATTTAAAGGGATTGTGAATTTTGGTTTAAGCTGTGATTGAAGTTTCCTTCGTTGGGGTGTTCTTCACTTTCCCAGTGAAGCTTTGCCTTTGATTCTTTGAGCATACACGTTCAAATTATTGTTCTCAGCAATACTGATTCTTAcatatttctttctttgttgcTGTGTTTTAAATGTTCCTATAAGTGTTGTGTTGTTGCTGTGTTTTAaatgttcctttaattctttattatgttgttgttgtgttgcctttctttttcttgaatgTTTGTATTGATTTGCTGTCCGAGGACCTGCATGCTGACTTGCATTCTTGCATTATTGGATTGAAGCTTTCCATGTTAACTTTTGTTGCATACAAAATGAATGTGGTTTGATAATTTCTAATTGATATAACTTATTGTGGGATGAGTTAGAGATTACTTTGAAGGTGTTGGGAAGGAAAGGAGGTTAAGCAATTGGAGAGCTagaaattacttttttttcttcatacAGTGCTagcctttttttttctattaatcgTTGTGCTGAACTTATTAAAATTGGTTTGAAAACTCTGTTAATTTATCTTgttaaaattatgtttgaaatttttgttaatCTTAGTTAAATATAGTTGATTTTTGTTAATCTTGAtgtacttttttatattttatttattattttattataaaacagttATTTCGGTTGAATCACGGTTGAATCGATTGAACTaataaaccagtgaaccagtaaaTAAAACGGTTCGATGACCGattcgattttcagaaccttgattAAAACGTTTGTGTTTACGAAaggaattttttttcaagtaaaagacaaaacaaaaatattttaaatcatggaaatataaaataatttaatatttgtcaaaaattgaattaagttagtaaaattatataggtatccaaataaaaatatttattaaatcattttaataattttaacaaattaatttaatttcaataagtataaaattaatttatactttttatgaattaaaatatctattatataaacttttattaattatagtggAGTGCTTTTTTGTACAATGTGATACATGCATCTATCTTTGatgataaattattattttaataaattttttaagaatttatattttaatttataaaaacaataaatttatttatatttttatgattaaaattattttttttacttaaataaaaatcattgtGTTATAATACTCCATAATAGAATCATGcgtataataataacaaatttgaaattcatgtatgaATTGGGCATGTTGTCTCTTCACCAACCCACAACAGATAGGATATTGGTTGAAGTTATACTGAATTAaacccaaaaacaaaaaagaaaaattataggtagacaataaaaatattaaacaatatgaaCAATAGATATATCGGATGTTTATTTCAGTAGGTGTAAAGAACtacggatggttattttaatattaaatttagatggttaatttaattaaaattatagtgtgtttttatttgattggtgaTTATTCATGTTGTTCAAAATGATCATTGTTTACCTAACAATTCCTAAACTAAAAACCCCAAACAAATATGATCCATAAATGTAATACACGAAGCACACACAGTAGAAGGCAATCTAATACAATAACTACATCCaacacaagaaaattaaaacattgTCACGCTTATACCAAGAAAATTAAATCCAGCAAATATACTTAGGCAAGACATTGTAATTCTTTTACTTGAAtggcaaaaattttaaaaacaaattgaaaaaagttttaaaaattaaccttttacttgattttttgTATGTGTTTTTTCAATCATacaaaaaattgaatcaaatatataaattatttgctATTTATAAAAGAACTGTGTATTCTTTTAAACTGAGATTATCATTAGAGCCAATATAAAagttttttaaagaatatttttattaaaaattaaattttttaggagacaaaataataatttattctcgATGATAACTGATAATACTTATAATGCCTATATCTAAGCTCATTTCTACAAGTCttttatcatattatttatGGATATAGATATAGGTATTATtgttaagttgttatttttttcaataatagtGTAGTTAGCGATTTTTTTACCAAATAGCAGTTGAGTTAAGCCTATTTTATCATTATTAAGGTTTCAGCTTTTTTTTAGACTGTAGTTTTCTGCTCTTATAATTCAGAAAAATTATCACATATTCCATTCTACTAGCATGAAATATTATGTTCTTTTAT comes from the Arachis duranensis cultivar V14167 chromosome 7, aradu.V14167.gnm2.J7QH, whole genome shotgun sequence genome and includes:
- the LOC107457953 gene encoding uncharacterized protein LOC107457953, translated to MPKNFALPSALEPYKGFGDPRAHVKKFQSMMFFNSPNNEPVLCRAFSTYLDGAALLWFSKLSADYLGTIKQGQHESLKDYMTRPGKFWETIAITKPKTLEEFRERAAGQIEIEELREAQKSDKQPHRRDEERTFRSPGNRDTKKPSKLTPKYNTYTRFNTKRENIIKEILNAKIIKPPARVGSYQDQRFVDKGKHCAFHQKFSHTTDDYIVAKDLLEILARQGLLDKYVESRKARRGNSDREENKQTVTDNNKKEQITPDPPRGIISHISGGFAGGGETSSARKRSYRAMLAIEGTLQSKNDKDPDVTISFNQADFRSASPNLDDPVVISIQVGELLVRKTLLDPGSSADVLFYSTFKKMKLSEKLIQPSSGELIGFSRERVPIMGHIWLRTTMGEIPMSKSIDIQYLIVDCYSPYNIIIGRPALNIFRMVVSTLHLYVKFPVQEKR